GGATTAAGCCTCAGGTCATTTCCCAGGCAATATTTTTAAGTCCCGGGCATTTATTTGATCAGCGGAATTCAGATGAAACATACAAACATCTGTCCTCGCTAAGGGTATTTAAGTTTGTTAATATTCAATATAATGACCTGGCGAGGGATACTTCAAATACAGGAAAGTTAAAACCCTTAAATTGTGCCATTCAGCTTTCCCCGTTTTTGCCACAATCTTATTCTACTGAGGCAGAACTTACAATTTCATCGGGTTACCTTGGGGGGGCAGCAAATTTGAATTACCAGCATAAAAATTTATTCAGGGGGGCTGAAACGTTAGACCTGAAATTAAGAGGGGCTGTTGAGGCTGTTAAGCAGAATGGCCTGTCCCAGTTGAAGCATGCAACTGAATTGGGTACCGAGGCCACTATCCGGGTGCCAAAGTTTCTTCTACCATTCAAAGGTGAGAAATTTGTGAAAAAGTACGATCCTAAAACGGATATTTCCACTGCCTACAATTATCAGCGCCGTCCCGATTATACAAGGACGCTGGTTACACTTTCCTTTGGGTATAATTGGCGGGGGTATAAATATGTTACCCATGTTGTCGATCCCATTGATGTGAATTTTGTAAACCTTCCCGTGATTGACAGCTCTTTTGCCAAAAGCATCAAAGGAACCTATCTGGAATATAGTTATAAAAACCAGATGATCGTGACCACCAGTTATTCAGGTACTTTCAATAACCAAAACCTGAAAAAAAACAATAATTTCATTTTTGCAAAGCTGAATCTGGAATCTGCAGGAAATTTACTTTCAACTGTTAACCGTATTGCCAATAATCCTAAAGTGGAAGGGAATTATAAGATCTTCAATACGCGGTATGCCCAATATGTCAGAGGTGATTTGGATTTCAGGTACAATCAGATAATAGACGACAACAATTCTGTGGTTTACAGGGGCTTTATCGGAATTGGCATCCCTTATGGAAATTCCACAGCCCTGCCATTTGAGAAGAAATATTTTTCGGGAGGGGCAAACAGCATACGGGCATGGCATGTACGTTCACTGGGTCCCGGATCCTATAAGGAAACAGAAATATTTTCATTTCCAAACAGTACAGGAGATATGAAATTGGAAGCCAACCTTGAGTATCGTTTCAAGATGTTTTGGATTCTTGAAGGTGCCTTTTTCCTTGATGCCGGTAATGTATGGGATATAAAAAAACAGGCCGACAGGCCTGGCGCAAATTTTGAATGGAGCCGTTTCGGCCGTGAAATCGCTATTGGCAGCGGCCTGGGGATGAGGTTGAATTTTTCCTATTTTATTTTCCGTTTCGATACGGGACTGAAATTGCGCGACCCGCTGGCCACTTATCCGGATAAATGGATTATGGGAAACCGCGGTTTTAATCACAATGATTTGGGATATAATATTGCCATCGGTTATCCTTTCTAAAAAATATAAAATTAAGTATAAAAAAAGCTTCGTAAGTATTAGTTACGAAGCTTTTTCAGGTTAATATAATTATAAATTTTTAGAGAATTCTATAATTATGCTTTGTTGTCGCTACCCAATACGTTAAGCACTTTGTGACTGTATAATTCAATAAGAGAGTCACGGGCAGGGCCTAAGTATTTACGGGGATCAAATTCTGAAGGTTTTTCAACAAATACCTTACGGATAGCAGCAGTCATAGCTAAACGGCCATCAGAATCGATATTGATTTTGCAAACAGCTGATTTTGCAGCTTTTCTTAACTGATCTTCAGGTACACCGGCTGTATCTTCTAGTTTGCCACCGTATTTGTTGATCTGTGCAACGATGTCCTGAGGAACAGAAGAGGAACCGTGCAATACGATAGGAAATCCGGGAAGGCGTTTTTCAACTTCTTCAAGGATATCAAATCTCAGCGGGGGAATAGCTTCACCCGGTTTCACTTTGAATTTGTAAGCGCCGTGTGAGGTGCCGATTGAAATAGCTAATGAATCAACACCTGTCTTTTTGGTGAATTCAATAACTTCTTCGGGTTGGGTGTAGTTGCTGTGTGCAGCAGAAACTTCATCTTCTATACCGGCCAAAACGCCCAATTCGCCTTCAACGGTTACATCATATTGATGTGCAAATTCAACGACTTCCTTAGTAAGTTTAATATTATCTTCAAATGAATAGTGGGAACCGTCGATCATTACTGAAGAAAAACCGGTTTCTATACAAGATTTTGCCAATTCGAATGAATCACCATGATCCAGGTGCAGACAAATAGGAATAGCACAACCAAGTTCTTTGGAAAATTCTACAGCACCCTGAGCCATATATCTGAGGATGGTTTGGTTTGCATATTGGCGGGCACCTTTAGAAACTTGCAAAATCACAGGGGATTTTGTATTAACGCAAGCAGTGATAATAGCTTGCAACTGTTCCATGTTGTTGAAGTTGAAAGCTGGTATGGCATATTTACCTGCCATGGCCTTCTTAAACATCTCTCTGGTGTTAACCAGGCCTAAATCTTTATAATGTACCATAACTTTTTTTATTTGTTTAAAAACTTGCGAAAGTTATATCATTTTATACTAATCTACAAATGATTTGATACTTTCCAAATTATGGCCCTTTGTTTTCGCTTACCTTTGCTGGAAAATATTCATTTTTTTATTTCATGGATTCAAAAGCATTTAATTATATAAATCGATTTGCAAAAATTAAAATGTTAAATTATTGCTATGTTATTTGAGACCAGGCTTACAATTACTTGTATATTTAATCTTCCGGATTTATTAAAAGTTTTGAAAAAAAATAATTTTGTATTTCATTTGCTGAAATTCTGGTGTTCCAAATATGAAAAATACAGTGCATGGATTTTGCAGTGATATCGTTTTTGTATTCAAAATACTAAAAGCTGAAGGAAAAACCGGATTTTCATCTGATCCTGTTTTATATTAATTTCTATGATCCAAACCTTAAATCAATGGGACATCAACTTGTTCCTTTTTCTTAACGGACTGCATTCATCATTTTGGGATCCGTTTATGTATTTTATAAGCGGTATTCCACAATGGATGCCACTTTACATGGTGTTAATTTATTTTATTATTAAGAAATTTAAGTTCAAGGCAGTATATATCCTGCTGGCAGTGGTTTTATTGATTGTCCTGAGCGACCAGATATCTTCAGGAATCATTAAAAATGCAGTGCAAAGGCTCAGGCCAAGCCATAACCCAGATATCCTGGCTTTGGTGCATACTTTACATAATTATGCCGGGGGAAGTTATGGTTTCGTCTCTTCCCATGCGTCCAATACATTTGCCCTGGCCACTTTTATGTCATTCCTGTTCAAAAACAAATATTTTTCCATCTCAATATTTTTTTGGGCCGCTCTTGTTTCATATAGCCGTATCTATCTTGGGGTGCATTATCCCGGTGATATTCTTTGCGGTGCTATTCTCGGAGCGGGCTTGGGATTCGGATTGTATCACTTTTCGCAATTTCTCATCAGGAAAAATTATTTCAAACTCAAATTATCCGAACCTGAATAAAACTGTTCCCTTATGTTGTGTATTCTGAATGATTCAACCGATCCGTTTTTTAATATGGCTGCTGAAGAATTCCTGCTCAAGGAATGCAGTGATGATATTTTCAGGTTATGGTTTATGGAACCGACCATTTCTGTGGGTAAACATCAAAATACACTTGCGGAAATCAATATGGATTACGTAAAAGCGAAGAGACTAAAAGTTGTCCGTCGTTTGTCGGGTGGAGGAGCGGTTTTTCATGATCTGGGCAACCTGAATTATACTTTTGTCATGAATGGTGAGGAAGGCAATTTGATCAATTTTGAACGTTTTACTCTTCCTATACTTGAGGTTCTTCACCAACTTTCGGTGAATGCAAAATTTGAAGGCCGCAATGACCTGACCATAGGCGGAAGAAAATTTTCCGGAAATGCCGAAGGAATATATAAAAACAGGGTGCTTCACCACGGAACATTGCTTTTTTCCTCGGTTATGGCCGATGTATCCGGTGCATTGAAGGTCAGTCCTTCGAAATTTGAAGATAAGGCTGTAAAATCTGTTCAAAGCAGGGTGACCAACATCAGCGAACATCTTTCACAAAATATTGACGTTCATGAATTTAAAGACATGATCCTTCGTCATATTCAGCAAACATGGACTGATTGTAAGCTTTATAGTTTTTCTGAAAGCGACCTGCAAAAAATTAACCAACTGGTCAAAGAAAAATATTCGACGTGGGAATGGAATTTTGGTTCTTCACCCAGGTATAATTTTCAGAAAACCATTAAAACTAAGGGGGGACATGTTGAATTTTACCTGAATGTGGAAAGAGGTATGATTCTGGAAGCCAGAATTATGGGCGATTATTTCAGTAGTGCTGATGTGGCTGAAATAGAAAAGGCCCTTTGCAACCTCCCACACCGTGAGTCAGTTATTCGAACCCGGTTGTCGGCATTCGACATTGACCGGTATTTTCATCGTATCACCCTTGATGAGCTTATTCCCGGGATGTTTTAATCCTGTTTTAACCTCGTAATAAAAAAGTCGCGGTTAAAGATGAGATGCAATCCGTAGCTGTAATCAAAATTATGGTCTTTCATTCCGTAGTAACTTTCGAATCTTAGGCTTAAAGCTATCCCTTTAGCAATATACTTTTCATAAGCCAGTTTAAAATTCAGCAATTGCCTGTTTTTTTCAGTATACATGGAATCGACTGT
This DNA window, taken from Bacteroidota bacterium, encodes the following:
- a CDS encoding BamA/TamA family outer membrane protein, with translation MMLFSCRSTKYVPDGKYLLEQWKVVNLEPEHLAHSELNKKNINSYIKQKSNKTILGFKFHLWLYNRSNLKKENWLNRTLRQIGEEPVIWDKDLTEKSNNQISLYLMNKGYYDAKVRDTVYFNRKRAYVDYYIKPGQPYKIGNISYYFEDTSLRQLVLADTLNRLFRRNSYFNVDVLQKERERLESLLKNNGYYRFSKEYVYYEADSSRSKRKIDLVVGIKKFLAHATDTVGSAFHPKYQIQNISVYPDFDPKGNIGAKGEMLFKDTLIYENFKFIYNSPLWIKPQVISQAIFLSPGHLFDQRNSDETYKHLSSLRVFKFVNIQYNDLARDTSNTGKLKPLNCAIQLSPFLPQSYSTEAELTISSGYLGGAANLNYQHKNLFRGAETLDLKLRGAVEAVKQNGLSQLKHATELGTEATIRVPKFLLPFKGEKFVKKYDPKTDISTAYNYQRRPDYTRTLVTLSFGYNWRGYKYVTHVVDPIDVNFVNLPVIDSSFAKSIKGTYLEYSYKNQMIVTTSYSGTFNNQNLKKNNNFIFAKLNLESAGNLLSTVNRIANNPKVEGNYKIFNTRYAQYVRGDLDFRYNQIIDDNNSVVYRGFIGIGIPYGNSTALPFEKKYFSGGANSIRAWHVRSLGPGSYKETEIFSFPNSTGDMKLEANLEYRFKMFWILEGAFFLDAGNVWDIKKQADRPGANFEWSRFGREIAIGSGLGMRLNFSYFIFRFDTGLKLRDPLATYPDKWIMGNRGFNHNDLGYNIAIGYPF
- a CDS encoding class II fructose-bisphosphate aldolase, whose protein sequence is MVHYKDLGLVNTREMFKKAMAGKYAIPAFNFNNMEQLQAIITACVNTKSPVILQVSKGARQYANQTILRYMAQGAVEFSKELGCAIPICLHLDHGDSFELAKSCIETGFSSVMIDGSHYSFEDNIKLTKEVVEFAHQYDVTVEGELGVLAGIEDEVSAAHSNYTQPEEVIEFTKKTGVDSLAISIGTSHGAYKFKVKPGEAIPPLRFDILEEVEKRLPGFPIVLHGSSSVPQDIVAQINKYGGKLEDTAGVPEDQLRKAAKSAVCKINIDSDGRLAMTAAIRKVFVEKPSEFDPRKYLGPARDSLIELYSHKVLNVLGSDNKA
- a CDS encoding phosphatase PAP2 family protein, producing the protein MIQTLNQWDINLFLFLNGLHSSFWDPFMYFISGIPQWMPLYMVLIYFIIKKFKFKAVYILLAVVLLIVLSDQISSGIIKNAVQRLRPSHNPDILALVHTLHNYAGGSYGFVSSHASNTFALATFMSFLFKNKYFSISIFFWAALVSYSRIYLGVHYPGDILCGAILGAGLGFGLYHFSQFLIRKNYFKLKLSEPE
- a CDS encoding lipoate--protein ligase, with product MLCILNDSTDPFFNMAAEEFLLKECSDDIFRLWFMEPTISVGKHQNTLAEINMDYVKAKRLKVVRRLSGGGAVFHDLGNLNYTFVMNGEEGNLINFERFTLPILEVLHQLSVNAKFEGRNDLTIGGRKFSGNAEGIYKNRVLHHGTLLFSSVMADVSGALKVSPSKFEDKAVKSVQSRVTNISEHLSQNIDVHEFKDMILRHIQQTWTDCKLYSFSESDLQKINQLVKEKYSTWEWNFGSSPRYNFQKTIKTKGGHVEFYLNVERGMILEARIMGDYFSSADVAEIEKALCNLPHRESVIRTRLSAFDIDRYFHRITLDELIPGMF